One genomic window of Saccharomyces cerevisiae S288C chromosome XII, complete sequence includes the following:
- the IFH1 gene encoding Ifh1p (Coactivator, regulates transcription of ribosomal protein (RP) genes; recruited to RP gene promoters during optimal growth conditions via Fhl1p; subunit of CURI, a complex that coordinates RP production and pre-rRNA processing; regulated by acetylation and phosphorylation at different growth states via TORC1 signaling; IFH1 has a paralog, CRF1, that arose from the whole genome duplication): MAGKKSPRKSTINHSTHSGKLPANIKRLIKKGESDTKSRQSPPTLSTTRPRRFSLIYSSESSLSDVSDSDKNKSTNPHKIKRKAKNISNNSQGKKSKLIQRQIDNDDEGTESSDYQAVTDGEESENEEEESEEEEEDDDEDDDDDDDDGSDSDSDSETSSDDENIDFVKLTAQRKKRAMKALSAMNTNSNTLYSSRENSNKNKSVKLSPKKENEEEQKEEKEKEKEEQQKQQESNKKEVNGSGTTTTQQALSFKFKKEDDGISFGNGNEGYNEDIGEEVLDLKNKENNGNEEDKLDSKVMLGNNDELRFPNISESDESEYDIDQDAYFDVINNEDSHGEIGTDLETGEDDLPILEEEEQNIVSELQNDDELSFDGSIHEEGSDPVEDAENKFLQNEYNQENGYDEEDDEEDEIMSDFDMPFYEDPKFANLYYYGDGSEPKLSLSTSLPLMLNDEKLSKLKKKEAKKREQEERKQRRKLYKKTQKPSTRTTSNVDNDEYIFNVFFQSDDENSGHKSKKGRHKSGKSHIEHKNKGSNLIKSNDDLEPSTHSTVLNSGKYDSSDDEYDNILLDVAHMPSDDECSESETSHDADTDEELRALDSDSLDIGTELDDDYEDDDDDSSVTNVFIDIDDLDPDSFYFHYDSDGSSSLISSNSDKENSDGSKDCKHDLLETVVYVDDESTDEDDNLPPPSSRSKNIGSKAKEIVSSNVVGLRPPKLGTWETDNKPFSIIDGLSTKSLYALIQEHQQLREQHQRAQTPDVKREGSSNGNNGDELTLNELLNMSELEDDSPSHTDDMENNYNDAINSKSTNGHAADWYEVPKVPLSAFRNKGINAYEEDEYMIPANSNRKVPIGYIGNERTRKKIDKMKELQRKKTEKKRQLKKKKKLLKIRKQRQKAIKEQETMNLQLGINGHEIIGNNNSHSDINTGTDFTTNENTPMNELPSHAPEDASLIPHNSDLAVDSNTRKNSTKSVGLDEIHEILGKDENDLLSVGDINGYDAQEGHVIEDTDADILASLTAPVQFDNTLSHENSNSMWRRRQSMVEAAAENLRFTKNGLFSESALADIEGIMGNDVNHSFEFNDVLQ; this comes from the coding sequence ATGGCAGGCAAAAAAAGTCCTCGAAAAAGTACGATCAATCATAGTACACATTCTGGTAAACTGCCAGCAAATATTAAAAGGCTCATAAAAAAGGGCGAATCCGATACAAAGTCCAGGCAATCACCACCCACACTGAGTACAACGAGGCCAAGAAGATTTAGCCTTATATACTCTTCTGAGTCATCCTTGAGTGACGTATCTGATTctgataaaaacaaaagtacAAACCCAcataaaattaaaagaaaagcaaagaacatttcaaataattcccaaggaaaaaaaagtaaacttATACAAAGGCAAATAGACAATGACGACGAGGGCACAGAGTCATCCGATTACCAAGCTGTAACAGATGGCGAAGAgagtgaaaatgaagaagaagagagtgaagaagaagaagaagatgatgacgaagacgacgacgacgatgatgatgacggAAGTGATAGTGATAGTGATAGCGAAACAAGTTCTGATGACGAGAATATAGATTTTGTCAAACTGACGGCccaaagaaagaaaagagccATGAAAGCTTTATCTGCCATGAATACAAATAGCAATACACTCTATTCCTCTCGTGAGAACAgtaacaaaaataaatcagTTAAACTATCCCctaagaaagaaaatgaagaagagcagaaagaagaaaaagaaaaagagaaagaagagcaacaaaaacaacaagaatcaaacaaaaaagaagtaaaCGGTTCAGGCACTACTACTACACAACAGGCGCTATCgtttaaattcaaaaaagagGACGACGGCATTAGTTTTGGTAATGGTAATGAAGGCTATAACGAGGATATAGGTGAAGAAGTCTTGGAtttaaaaaacaaagagaacaatggtaatgaagaagataaacTGGATTCTAAGGTGATGTTAGGTAACAACGATGAGTTACGATTTCCCAATATTTCAGAGTCAGATGAATCTGAATATGATATTGACCAGGATGCGTACTTTGACGTGATTAACAATGAAGATTCTCATGGAGAAATTGGTACAGATCTTGAAACGGGGGAAGACGATCTTCCCatattggaagaagaagaacaaaacaTTGTTTCTGAGCTACAAAATGACGACGAACTCTCATTCGATGGTAGTATACACGAAGAAGGGTCTGATCCTGTAGAAGATgctgaaaataaatttttgcaaaatgaatacaatcaagaaaacggatatgatgaagaagatgacgaagaagatgaaataaTGTCTGATTTTGATATGCCGTTTTATGAAGATCCTAAATTTGCaaatctttattattatggCGATGGTTCAGAGCCAAAGCTATCCTTGAGTACATCTTTACCGTTAATGctaaatgatgaaaaactatctaaactaaaaaagaaagaggcCAAAAAACGGGAACAGGAAGAAAGGAAACAAAGACGAAAGCTCTATAAAAAGACGCAAAAACCTAGTACGAGAACAACCTCCAATGTGGACAATGATGAGtatattttcaatgttttttttcaatcagatgatgaaaatagTGGCCATAAGAGCAAGAAAGGCAGGCATAAATCGGGCAAAAGTCATATTGAACATAAGAATAAAGGCTcgaatttgataaaatccAATGATGATCTGGAACCATCCACTCATAGTACGGTCCTGAATTCCGGGAAATATGATTCTTCTGACGATGAATATGATAACATTTTGTTGGATGTTGCCCATATGCCTTCAGATGATGAATGCAGTGAATCTGAAACGTCCCACGATGCTGACACGGATGAAGAATTGAGGGCACTAGATTCAGATAGCTTAGACATTGGCACAGAACTGGACGACGATTACGAAGACGACGACGATGATTCCAGCGTGACAAATGTGTTCATAGACATCGATGATTTAGATCCAGACTCTTTTTACTTTCATTACGACAGCGATGGATCTTCCTCTTTGATAAGTTCTAACTcagacaaagaaaattctgaTGGATCCAAAGATTGCAAACATGATCTCTTAGAGACTGTTGTGTACGTTGATGACGAATCCacagatgaagatgataacCTACCGCCCCCAAGTTCAAGGTCAAAAAACATTGGCTCAAAAGCAAAGGAAATCGTAAGTTCAAATGTTGTTGGATTACGTCCACCAAAATTGGGTACTTGGGAGACGGACAACAAACCTTTTAGTATTATTGATGGTCTGTCTACTAAATCATTATACGCCTTAATCCAAGAACATCAACAGCTTCGCGAGCAACATCAAAGGGCTCAAACCCCAGATGTTAAAAGAGAGGGAAGCTCTAATGGCAATAACGGTGACGAATTGACACTCAATGAGCTGCTAAACATGAGTGAATTGGAGGATGATTCACCATCCCACACAGACGATATGGAGAACAATTACAATGATGCAATTAATAGCAAAAGCACAAATGGCCATGCTGCAGATTGGTATGAAGTTCCTAAGGTTCCATTATCTGCATTTAGAAATAAGGGTATTAATGCctatgaagaagatgagtACATGATACCAGCAAATTCTAACAGAAAAGTTCCCATTGGCTATATTGGTAAtgaaagaacaagaaagaagattgATAAGATGAAAGAGCTACAACggaaaaaaactgaaaaaaaaaggcagttaaagaaaaaaaagaagcttctTAAAATAAGAAAGCAAAGACAAAAGGCAATAAAGGAGCAAGAAACTATGAATTTACAATTGGGAATCAATGGCCATGAGATCATCGGTAACAATAACAGCCATAGCGACATAAATACCGGTACCGATTTTACAACCAATGAAAATACCCCTATGAATGAACTTCCCTCTCACGCACCTGAAGATGCGTCATTAATACCTCATAATTCTGATCTTGCCGTGGACAGCAATACaaggaaaaattcaacaaaaaGTGTTGGTTTAGATGAAATTCATGAGATTTTGGgcaaagatgaaaatgactTACTGTCTGTAGGTGATATTAACGGTTATGATGCACAAGAAGGTCATGTGATCGAAGATACTGACGCCGATATCCTAGCATCGTTAACCGCTCCTGTGCAATTCGACAATACATTAAGCCATGAAAATAGTAATTCCATGTGGAGAAGAAGGCAAAGTATGGTGGAAGCAGCGGCTGAAAATCTTCGTTTCACTAAAAATGGTTTATTTAGTGAGAGTGCATTGGCAGATATCGAAGGAATTATGGGCAATGATGTTAACCATTCATTCGAATTCAATGACGTCTTACAATGA
- the UCC1 gene encoding Ucc1p (F-box protein and component of SCF ubiquitin ligase complexes; involved in ubiquitin-dependent protein catabolism; readily monoubiquitinated in vitro by SCF-Ubc4 complexes; SCF-Ucc1 regulates level of Cit2 citrate synthase protein to maintain citrate homeostasis, acts as metabolic switch for glyoxylate cycle; UCC1 transcription is downregulated in cells grown on C2-compounds), with the protein MNQSDSSLMDLPLEIHLSLLEYVPNELRAVNKYFYVLHNHSYKEKSLAWIAEDNYIWAVVKHSLCLYVKSLDPLRQHAREIIQETKEPGFNVPLCMTKYIADSWYIVYNALQYPGKIINMGWDKYTKSQDSNGSDSTSNFNSRPKERTLMQSLTALPVNFWSRRKDEPTPVNVWFYVKNAHVARYIPKIITEIGICNYGPKQIVASAGYINELITSEGIYCVNLGHLPRLYDEQIFEGTGTTHLPLELKAIDRTDSDVCINGDLVLLGYDFIPYQISKPWLLFRIEPVNSIEAIFNYSECSFSYQFAWSLACLQSEEKISFPRDTIIGHGLPYKPSKLIRIFVYKHPEQKQDLGQEIALPNWNTPYLRR; encoded by the coding sequence ATGAATCAGAGCGATAGCAGCTTGATGGATTTACCACTGGAGATACATTTATCATTACTAGAGTACGTGCCTAATGAACTTCGTGCTGTCAATAAATACTTCTACGTTTTGCATAACCACAGCTATAAGGAGAAGAGTTTGGCGTGGATAGCTGAGGACAACTATATATGGGCCGTTGTCAAACATTCATTATGTTTATATGTCAAGAGTTTGGACCCACTTCGACAGCATGCCAGAGAAATCATTCAAGAAACGAAGGAACCAGGTTTTAATGTGCCACTGTGCATGACTAAATACATCGCAGATTCTTGGTATATTGTATACAATGCGCTGCAATATCCTGGAAAGATAATTAATATGGGATGGGACAAATATACCAAAAGTCAAGATTCAAATGGTTCTGATTCTACCAGTAACTTTAATAGTCGGCCCAAGGAAAGAACTCTTATGCAGTCGTTGACAGCTTTACCTGTTAACTTTTGGTCCAGGAGGAAGGACGAGCCTACACCGGTAAACGTTTGGTTTTATGTAAAAAATGCGCACGTTGCCAGATACATACCGAAAATTATTACGGAAATAGGCATATGCAACTATGGGCCGAAGCAGATCGTGGCAAGTGCAGGATATATCAACGAATTGATAACATCTGAAGGAATATACTGTGTTAACCTAGGCCACCTTCCCAGGCTATACGATGagcaaatttttgaaggcACTGGAACGACACATCTTCCCCTGGAACTGAAAGCTATCGACAGGACAGATTCAGATGTTTGTATCAATGGTGATTTAGTTCTACTCGGTTATGACTTTATTCCATATCAGATATCGAAGCCGTGGTTACTCTTTAGAATCGAACCCGTAAATAGCATTGAAGCAATCTTCAACTATAGTGaatgttctttttcataCCAGTTTGCATGGAGTTTGGCCTGCTTACAATctgaagagaaaatttcatttcctAGAGACACGATAATTGGGCACGGTTTACCTTACAAGCCATCCAAATTGATAAGAATTTTCGTCTACAAGCATCCGGAACAAAAGCAAGATCTTGGTCAAGAAATAGCATTGCCCAACTGGAATACCCCTTATCTtcgaagatga
- a CDS encoding uncharacterized protein (hypothetical protein; green fluorescent protein (GFP)-fusion protein localizes to the cytoplasm; not an essential gene; YLR225C has a paralog, YDR222W, that arose from the whole genome duplication) has translation MAVAIKKEKTKFAPVKEVLSEKDHANYTKFQDTSKLEWFCRTSNHKKFKSHSLLKAVRNPTETRIETQTLYFTDLTNGKCGLIQLLYSSVMGGIYKGFQLNFKIFKASSEENSEEDIDIWESFKIDNIKDFDTLKVESDNVTFHFVPLENSSSSGFAQLLIKIDIPKGSTSCLLKDLKVDITVNLQEGFIINPDGSNYYLDKSISLEELAKRDSSSTSRKMIRHVFVPRGFCNGTISYKKNDKPVKLDLKDTPMLYLDAVQGLIPNKAASKWNFLCFNGEKRSMMCIEFTTTKEYGSTTVTIWAVSDKDKILEVGSSVNDHAVKFPSTKEDKQNGWKYPTSISFPRGFEESNLRLVNRYDIMSELPAFIRSIAENLANMKPFIYQFCQKSKFDDDEGVSIIESTFIN, from the coding sequence atggcGGTTGCGATCAAAAAGGAGAAGACGAAATTTGCCCCCGTTAAGGAAGTTTTATCCGAGAAGGATCATGCTAATTATACTAAATTTCAGGATACATCGAAACTAGAATGGTTTTGCAGGACGTCAAATCACAAAAAGTTCAAGTCACATAGTTTATTAAAAGCAGTAAGAAATCCAACGGAAACAAGAATAGAGACACAAACTCTGTATTTTACGGATCTCACCAACGGCAAATGTGGATTAATTCAACTATTATATTCCAGTGTTATGGGCGGTATATACAAAGGTTTTCAgttaaatttcaaaatatttaaagCCAGCAGTGAGGAAAACTCTGAAGAAGACATTGATATATGGGAAAGCTTtaaaattgataatatcaaagattttgatACGTTAAAAGTTGAATCGGACAATGTTACGTTTCACTTCGTACCTTTGGAAAATTCTTCCTCCAGTGGATTTGCTCAATTATTAATTAAGATAGATATTCCGAAGGGAAGTACAAGCTGTTTACTAAAAGATTTGAAGGTTGACATTACCGTAAATTTACAAGAAGGATTCATAATAAACCCGGACGGTTCCAATTATTACCTTGACAAGAGCATCAGCTTGGAAGAGTTAGCAAAAAGAGACTCTTCTAGTACGTCCAGAAAAATGATAAGACATGTTTTTGTTCCTAGAGGTTTTTGCAATGGTACCATCTCATACAAGAAAAACGATAAACCTGTGAAGCTGGACTTGAAGGACACGCCTATGTTGTATCTGGATGCTGTCCAGGGGCTAATACCCAATAAGGCGGCTAGTAAAtggaattttctttgtttcaatgGTGAGAAGCGTTCGATGATGTGTATTGAATTCACCACAACAAAAGAATATGGCAGCACTACAGTGACTATATGGGCGGTTAGTGATAAGGACAAAATTTTGGAGGTCGGGTCAAGTGTAAATGATCATGCTGTTAAATTTCCATCTACAAAAGAGGATAAGCAAAATGGTTGGAAATATCCTACATCCATTTCATTTCCGCGTGGTTTTGAAGAATCTAATTTAAGATTAGTCAATAGGTACGATATAATGAGTGAGCTGCCCGCTTTCATTAGGTCTATTGCTGAAAATCTGGCAAACATGAAGCCATTCATTTACCAATTCTGCCAGAAGTCTAAATTCGATGACGATGAAGGAGTTTCCATCATTGAAAGTACATTtatcaattga
- the BUR2 gene encoding Bur2p (Cyclin for the Sgv1p (Bur1p) protein kinase; subunit of the CDK-cyclin BUR kinase complex with Sgv1p (Bur1p); regulates Set2p-dependent H3K36 trimethylation; regulates transcriptional elongation through the phosphorylation of the carboxy-terminal domain (CTD) of Rpo21p; involved in the recruitment of Spt6p to the CTD at the onset of transcription; regulates telomere elongation), whose protein sequence is MSATSSSGDVKKFQAVPKPTSNASPPPASSGFNARTLWPDLIETPENQWVFECKDIIEKIGTNGPIAVEIKKNMEKCLMYFYTLKKKLNLFDHTYTASCILFYRYWFIYGIPTAITECIHISQGILVTACKTMENNRPIEAYIKATCEFLMQNIPSLKSRTNIDKLKWEFRDKLVTNEKKILCLFGFDLNISNPKELIEEVFSGYYRFNRDHNLPENFKKAFPKILQESRNFMVQAVTQPVSLLCDGYTFIVLSLIYCGLEYKKLVDKDFRYPKNFFKDRFPIEVTPENFANIFTDYKLLEENFFNLKSNKGAKLQIDSSMIDSVIDESGDVENEVSEISDPFNYELIKSGEVKEEFLNHIETRVKDLLDKAKQESMKRKAKDPIRTPDAKKPKI, encoded by the coding sequence ATGTCTGCTACATCTTCAAGTGGTGAcgtgaaaaaatttcaagcTGTACCAAAACCAACGAGCAATGCATCACCACCACCAGCATCGAGTGGGTTTAACGCAAGGACCCTATGGCCGGATTTGATAGAAACACCAGAAAACCAGTGGGTTTTTGAGTGCAAagatattattgaaaagataGGCACTAATGGACCGATAGCAgtggaaataaaaaaaaatatggaaaAATGCTTAATGTACTTTTACAcacttaaaaaaaaattaaatctTTTTGATCACACCTATACGGCATCATGCATTCTATTTTACAGGTATTGGTTCATATATGGAATACCTACAGCCATAACTGAATGTATTCATATATCACAGGGAATTCTGGTCACCGCTTGCAAAACAATGGAGAATAATAGGCCTATAGAGGCCTATATTAAGGCGACTTGTGAGTTTTTGATGCAAAATATACCGTCTTTAAAAAGTCGAACAAATATTGATAAACTTAAATGGGAATTTAGAGATAAGTTAGTGacgaatgaaaaaaaaatactatgTTTATTTGGCTTTGACTTAAATATCAGTAATCCAAAAGAATTGATTGAAGAAGTGTTCAGTGGCTATTATAGATTCAACAGGGATCACAATCTGCCagaaaactttaaaaaagcttttccaaaaattcttcaagaatcaagaaattttatgGTCCAAGCTGTCACCCAGCCAGTTTCTTTATTGTGCGACGGTTATACGTTCATTGTACTATCTCTCATATACTGTGGTTTAGAGTATAAAAAGCTTGTAGACAAAGATTTCAGATATCCGAAAAACTTCTTCAAGGATAGATTCCCTATCGAAGTAACGCCGGAAAATTTTGCCAATATCTTTACCGATTACAAGTTACTGGaagagaattttttcaacttaaaaagtaataaagGTGCTAAATTACAAATTGATTCAAGCATGATTGATTCGGTGATTGACGAAAGTGGCGATGTGGAAAATGAAGTTTCAGAAATCTCTGATCCGTTTAACTACGAGTTGATTAAATCCGGTGAGGTGAAGGAAgagtttttgaatcatATTGAAACAAGGGTTAAAGATTTACTAGATAAGGCTAAACAAGAAAGTATGAAGAGAAAGGCTAAAGATCCTATAAGAACCCCAGATGCCAAAAAACctaaaatataa
- the ADY4 gene encoding Ady4p (Structural component of the meiotic outer plaque; outer plaque is a membrane-organizing center that assembles on the cytoplasmic face of the spindle pole body during meiosis II and triggers the formation of the prospore membrane), with protein MNKDVDYQTFKKSLRKEFKKAVKTILNLQAYNGDLIRDFLALYIPYHVVFYNLSIMKKGSPLRIQTNNLLKEALAKILNFNLAMGPKHIIKIMKKDKADPETMNKLKLVLYIKLFQGVFGHVDKNYNLAFQSFRWCLQFIAYSKRTRLFASIADEQIGAFYELCELFISMLCCHCFLIDLKENEALVGNNLKNFIKRQNPNYSHGFDLNEETKSLQWHWSLDEVDVIEALYCVAFDAMDKITLKFSKVNENFVFSQFFQYCAEIEEMLAILRGKIWECECDVFGPRIGLLVDSNHMNETIQKNILSITFKLKNDPQIICCLNKILEGLLLSSGVQFKVIQFFYVLKLYYMQDNEYTFEASSEMDKLTIECLCIIENIIDACDNPDEVTDYQLPKVLLTAMEGKLLVAEKISEDNDCSESLDDYHPRTYQFRHPRIIIDKMKTKLKQKLRFDSPKDPETDDHWIEYWKYCYQDNIGNLPDILSRIYQTFTDPSN; from the coding sequence ATGAATAAAGACGTCGACTATCaaacttttaaaaaaagtttaagaaaagaatttaaaaaagcTGTGAAGACTATCCTAAATTTACAAGCATATAATGGTGATTTGATAAGGGACTTTTTGGCTCTTTATATTCCGTACCATGTAGTTTTTTATAATCTTTCGATCATGAAAAAAGGTTCACCATTAAGGATTCAAACCAATAACCTTCTGAAAGAAGCGCTGGCCAAAATTTTAAACTTTAATCTTGCGATGGGTCCAAAACATATCATcaagataatgaagaaagataaAGCCGATCCAGAGACAATGAATAAATTAAAACTGGTActatatataaaattatttCAAGGAGTATTTGGTCATGTAGATAAAAATTATAACCTCGCATTTCAATCTTTTCGCTGGTGCTTACAATTCATTGCGTACTCAAAAAGGACAAGACTATTTGCAAGTATCGCAGACGAGCAAATTGGAGCTTTTTATGAACTTTGCGAACTATTTATATCCATGTTGTGTTGCCACTGTTTTCTAAttgatttgaaagaaaatgaagcaTTGGTAGGCAATAatctaaaaaattttatcaaaagaCAAAACCCTAATTATTCCCATGGCTTCGATTTAAATGAGGAGACCAAGTCACTTCAATGGCACTGGTCACTCGACGAGGTAGATGTTATTGAGGCGTTATACTGCGTCGCTTTCGATGCGATGGATAAGATAACGcttaaattttcaaaggtcaatgaaaattttgtttttagtCAGTTTTTTCAGTATTGTGCAGAAATCGAAGAAATGTTAGCCATTCTGAGAGGAAAAATTTGGGAGTGTGAATGTGATGTGTTCGGTCCCAGAATCGGACTATTAGTAGATAGTAACCACATGAATGaaacaattcaaaaaaatattctgtCAATAACTTTCAAACTTAAAAATGACCCTCAGATTATATGCTGCTTGAATAAAATTCTGGAAGGCTTATTACTTTCATCAGGTGTTCAATTTAAAGTTATCCagtttttttatgtattaAAACTATACTATATGCAAGATAATGAATACACATTCGAAGCATCATCTGAAATGGATAAATTGACCATAGAATGCTTATGTATCATCgaaaatattattgatgCTTGTGACAATCCTGATGAAGTAACTGACTACCAACTACCTAAGGTACTGTTGACTGCTATGGAGGGGAAATTACTTGttgctgaaaaaatatcCGAAGATAATGACTGTTCAGAATCTCTGGACGATTATCATCCCCGAACTTACCAATTCAGACATCCCAGAATAATAATAGAcaagatgaaaacaaaattgaaGCAGAAACTGCGCTTTGACTCACCTAAAGATCCAGAAACAGATGATCATTGGATTGAGTATTGGAAATATTGCTATCAGGATAACATAGGGAACTTGCCGGACATTTTGTCACGTATATATCAAACCTTTACTGATCCCTCCAATTAA
- a CDS encoding gag protein (Retrotransposon TYA Gag gene co-transcribed with TYB Pol; translated as TYA or TYA-TYB polyprotein; Gag is a nucleocapsid protein that is the structural constituent of virus-like particles (VLPs); similar to retroviral Gag), with product MESQQLSQHSHISHGSACASVTSKEVHTNQDPLDVSASKTEECEKASTKANSQQTTTPASSAVPENPHHASPQPASVPPPQNGPYPQQCMMTQNQANPSGWSFYGHPSMIPYTPYQMSPMYFPPGPQSQFPQYPSSVGTPLSTPSPESGNTFTDSSSADSDMTSTKKYVRPPPMLTSPNDFPNWVKTYIKFLQNSNLGGIIPTVNGKPVRQITDDELTFLYNTFQIFAPSQFLPTWVKDILSVDYTDIMKILSKSIEKMQSDTQEANDIVTLANLQYNGSTPADAFETKVTNIIDRLNNNGIHINNKVACQLIMRGLSGEYKFLRYTRHRHLNMTVAELFLDIHAIYEEQQGSRNSKPNYRRNLSDEKNDSRSYTNTTKPKVIARNPQKTNNSKSKTARAHNVSTSNNSPSTDNDSISKSTTEPIQLNNKHDLHLRPGTY from the coding sequence atggaatcccaacaattatctcaacattcacATATTTCTCATGGTAGCGCCTGtgcttcggttacttctaaggaagtccacacaaatcaagatccgttagacgtttcagcttccaaaacagaagaatgTGAGAAGGCTTCCACTAAGGCTAACTCTCAACAGACAACAACACCTGCttcatcagctgttccagagaacccCCATCATGCCTCTCCTCAACCTgcttcagtaccacctCCACAGAATGGGCCGTACCCACAGCAGTGCATGATGACCCAAAACCAAGCCAATCCATCTGGTTGGTCATTTTACGGACACCCATCTATGATTCCGTATAcaccttatcaaatgtcgcctatgtactttccacctgggccacaatcacagtttccgcagtatccatcatcagttggaacGCCTCTGAGCACTCCATCACCTGAGTCAggtaatacatttactgattcatcctcagcggactctgatatgacatccactaaaaaatatgtcagaccaccaccaatgttaacctcacctaatgactttccaaattgggttaaaacatacatcaaatttttacaaaactcgaatctcggtggtattattccgACAGTAAACGGAAAACCCGTACGTCAGatcactgatgatgaactcaccttcttgtataacacttttcaaatatttgctcccTCTCAATTCCTACCTACCTGGGTCAAAGACATCCTATCCGTTGATTATAcggatatcatgaaaattctttccaaaagtattgaaaaaatgcaatctgATACCCAAGAGGCAAACGACATTGTGACCctggcaaatttgcaatataatggcagtacacctgcagatgcatttgaaacaaaagtcacaaacattatcgacagactgaacaataatggcattcatatcaataacaaggtcgcatgccaattaattatgagaggtctatctggcgaatataaatttttacgctaCACACGTCATCGAcatctaaatatgacagtcgctgaactgttcttagatatccatgctatttatgaagaacaacagggatcgagaaacagcaaacctaattacaggagaaatctgagtgatgagaagaatgattctcgcagctatacgaatacaaccaaacccaaagttatagctcggaatcctcaaaaaacaaataattcgaaatcgaaaacagcCAGGGCTCACAATGTATCCACATCTAATAACTCTCCCAGCACGGACAACGATTCcatcagtaaatcaactactgaaccgattcaattgaacaataagcaCGACCTTCACCTTAGGCCAGGAACTTACTGA